One genomic segment of Blattabacterium sp. (Blaberus giganteus) includes these proteins:
- the queA gene encoding tRNA preQ1(34) S-adenosylmethionine ribosyltransferase-isomerase QueA, whose translation MRTSDFNFTFPIHLLSKFPSQERDESKLMIIHRKSQKIEHKLFKNLHEYFEEGDTFILNNTKVFPARLFGNKEKTEAKIEVFLLRELDTKDRTWDVLVDPARKVRVGNKLNFGSGLTGEVIDNTTSRGRILQLNFNGTHKELIKKIKELGKTPLPKYINRQPEKNDEERYQTVYAKKEGSVAAPTAGLHFSKHLLKKLEIKGINLAEITLHLGLGSFLPVEVEDISKHKMDSEKCYIHENTCKIVNLAIQKKKRICAVGTSSMRAIESSVSSNKNLNPFYGWTNKFIFPPYNFSIANSMITNFHMPKSTLLMMTVAFANFDLIMKAYQIAIEKKYKFYSYGDAMLII comes from the coding sequence TACATCTTCTTTCTAAATTTCCTTCTCAAGAAAGAGATGAATCTAAATTAATGATTATTCATAGAAAAAGTCAAAAAATAGAACATAAATTATTCAAAAATTTGCATGAATATTTTGAAGAAGGAGATACATTTATTCTTAATAATACTAAAGTATTTCCAGCAAGATTGTTTGGAAATAAAGAAAAAACAGAAGCAAAAATAGAAGTTTTTTTACTTAGAGAATTAGATACAAAAGATAGAACATGGGATGTTCTAGTTGACCCTGCAAGAAAAGTAAGAGTGGGAAATAAATTAAATTTTGGATCTGGATTAACAGGAGAAGTTATAGATAACACGACTTCCAGAGGAAGAATTTTACAACTTAATTTTAATGGAACTCATAAAGAACTTATAAAAAAAATAAAAGAATTGGGAAAAACTCCTTTACCTAAATACATTAATAGACAACCGGAAAAAAACGATGAAGAACGTTATCAAACAGTGTATGCAAAAAAAGAAGGATCTGTAGCTGCACCTACTGCAGGATTACATTTTTCAAAACATTTATTAAAAAAATTAGAAATAAAAGGAATTAATTTAGCAGAAATAACTTTACATTTAGGATTAGGAAGTTTTTTACCTGTGGAAGTGGAAGATATTTCAAAACATAAAATGGATTCAGAAAAATGTTACATACATGAAAATACGTGTAAAATTGTAAATTTAGCTATCCAAAAAAAAAAAAGAATTTGTGCAGTTGGAACCTCTTCTATGAGAGCTATTGAAAGCTCTGTTTCTTCCAATAAAAACTTAAATCCATTTTATGGGTGGACCAATAAATTTATTTTTCCTCCTTATAACTTTAGTATAGCCAATTCTATGATTACAAACTTTCATATGCCAAAATCTACATTACTTATGATGACAGTTGCTTTTGCAAATTTTGATTTAATAATGAAAGCATATCAAATAGCAATAGAAAAAAAATATAAATTTTATTCTTATGGTGATGCTATGTTAATAATATAA